From a single Vitis vinifera cultivar Pinot Noir 40024 chromosome 18, ASM3070453v1 genomic region:
- the LOC100248977 gene encoding pentatricopeptide repeat-containing protein At1g20230 — translation MSLSAQALALLDSVQHTIFNCLNSTTASLSQTRQAHAHILKTGLFNDTHLATKLLSHYANNMCFADATLVLDLVPEPNVFSFSTLIYAFSKFHQFHHALSTFSQMLTRGLMPDNRVLPSAVKACAGLSALKPARQVHGIASVSGFDSDSFVQSSLVHMYIKCNQIRDAHRVFDRMFEPDVVSWSALVAAYARQGCVDEAKRLFSEMGDSGVQPNLISWNGMIAGFNHSGLYSEAVLMFLDMHLRGFEPDGTTISSVLPAVGDLEDLVMGILIHGYVIKQGLVSDKCVSSALIDMYGKCSCTSEMSQVFDQMDHMDVGSCNAFIFGLSRNGQVESSLRLFRQLKDQGMELNVVSWTSMIACCSQNGRDIEALELFREMQIAGVKPNSVTIPCLLPACGNIAALMHGKAAHCFSLRRGISTDVYVGSALIDMYAKCGRIQASRICFDGIPTKNLVCWNAVIAGYAMHGKAKEAMEIFDLMQRSGQKPDIISFTCVLSACSQSGLTEEGSYYFNSMSSKYGIEARVEHYACMVTLLSRAGKLEQAYAMIRRMPVNPDACVWGALLSSCRVHNNVSLGEVAAEKLFELEPSNPGNYILLSNIYASKGMWNEVNRVRDMMKNKGLRKNPGCSWIEVKNKVHMLLAGDKSHPQMTQIIEKLDKLSMEMKKLGYFPEINFVLQDVEEQDKEQILCGHSEKLAVVFGLLNTPPGYPLQVIKNLRICGDCHVVIKFISSFERREIFVRDTNRFHHFKEGACSCGDYW, via the coding sequence ATGTCTCTGTCTGCACAAGCTCTCGCTCTACTCGACAGTGTTCAGCATACCATTTTCAATTGCCTAAATTCAACCACGGCTTCTCTTTCACAGACACGTCAAGCTCATGCCCACATCCTCAAGACCGGACTCTTCAACGATACCCATCTCGCCACCAAGCTTCTATCGCATTATGCTAATAACATGTGCTTTGCGGATGCAACTCTTGTTCTTGATTTGGTTCCTGAGCCCAATGTCTTCTCTTTCTCCACCCTTATTTATGCATTCTCAAAGTTTCATCAATTCCATCACGCACTTTCTACTTTTTCTCAGATGCTCACCCGAGGCCTCATGCCTGACAATCGTGTCCTCCCTAGTGCTGTCAAGGCCTGTGCTGGACTATCCGCCCTTAAGCCTGCCCGACAGGTTCATGGCATTGCATCTGTATCTGGGTTTGATTCAGATTCTTTTGTTCAATCTTCTTTGGTCCACATGTATATTAAATGCAACCAGATAAGAGATGCTCATAGAGTGTTTGATAGAATGTTCGAACCAGATGTGGTTAGTTGGAGTGCTTTGGTTGCGGCTTATGCTCGGCAGGGATGTGTAGATGAGGCAAAAAGGCTTTTCAGTGAGATGGGTGACTCGGGTGTGCAGCCCAATTTAATATCATGGAATGGTATGATCGCGGGGTTCAATCATAGCGGACTATATTCGGAGGCTGTTCTAATGTTTCTGGATATGCATTTAAGAGGTTTTGAACCTGATGGGACTACTATTTCTAGTGTTCTTCCGGCTGTAGGAGACTTGGAGGATCTGGTTATGGGGATACTAATTCATGGTTATGTGATAAAGCAAGGTCTTGTGTCAGATAAATGCGTCAGTAGCGCACTTATTGATATGTACGGGAAGTGTTCCTGCACATCCGAGATGTCACAAGTGTTTGATCAAATGGATCACATGGATGTAGGATCTTGCAATGCTTTCATTTTTGGATTATCCCGGAATGGGCAAGTCGAGAGTTCATTGAGGTTATTCAGGCAACTGAAGGACCAAGGGATGGAACTGAATGTGGTATCTTGGACATCAATGATTGCTTGTTGCTCCCAAAATGGGAGGGATATTGAAGCTCTGGAGCTTTTTAGAGAGATGCAGATTGCAGGGGTGAAACCAAATTCTGTAACAATCCCTTGCTTACTACCAGCTTGTGGCAATATTGCAGCATTAATGCATGGCAAGGCAGCCCATTGCTTCTCCCTTAGAAGGGGGATCTCCACTGATGTTTATGTGGGTAGTGCCTTAATTGATATGTATGCAAAGTGTGGAAGGATACAAGCATCCCGGATATGTTTTGATGGAATTCCCACCAAGAACTTGGTTTGTTGGAATGCAGTTATAGCTGGATATGCAATGCATGGCAAGGCAAAAGAGGCCATGGAGATTTTCGATTTGATGCAGAGAAGTGGACAGAAACCCGACATTATCAGCTTCACTTGTGTATTGTCTGCATGTAGCCAGAGTGGCCTAACAGAAGAAggatcttattattttaatagcATGTCTAGCAAGtatgggattgaagctagagtgGAGCATTATGCTTGCATGGTTACTCTTCTTAGTCGTGCAGGAAAGCTTGAGCAGGCTTATGCCATGATCAGAAGAATGCCAGTCAATCCAGATGCTTGTGTTTGGGGAGCTTTGCTCAGTTCCTGTAGAGTTCACAATAACGTGAGTCTGGGTGAGGTTGCTGCTGAGAAACTCTTTGAGCTAGAACCAAGCAATCCTGGAAACTATATTCTTCTATCTAATATTTATGCATCTAAGGGTATGTGGAATGAAGTGAATAGGGTAAGGGATATGATGAAGAATAAGGGTTTGAGGAAAAACCCTGGTTGCAGTTGGATTGAGGTGAAAAACAAAGTGCACATGCTTTTAGCAGGAGACAAATCGCATCCTCAAATGACCCAAATTATTGAAAAGTTGGATAAATTGAGCATGGAGATGAAGAAATTGGGTTATTTTCCAGAAATCAATTTTGTGCTGCAAGATGTAGAGGAACAGGACAAGGAGCAGATCTTGTGTGGGCACAGTGAGAAGTTGGCGGTGGTGTTCGGGCTTCTGAACACTCCCCCAGGATATCCACTTCAAGTAATTAAGAACCTCAGAATTTGTGGGGACTGCCATGttgttataaaatttatatctaGCTTTGAAAGGAGGGAGATTTTTGTTAGAGATACAAACCGCTTTCATCACTTTAAAGAGGGAGCTTGTTCTTGTGGTGATTATTGGTGA
- the LOC100267702 gene encoding E3 ubiquitin-protein ligase ATL23 produces the protein MLLSIFLALFLPCAGMSVVFVVYICLLWYSALGQQPELPAPVKPESEKGLSASDLDKLPKLAGKDLVVGAECAVCLDEIESDAPARLIPGCNHGFHLQCADTWLSKHSVCPLCRAILAPEFFNTSENPC, from the coding sequence ATGCTGCTTTCGATATTTTTGGCTCTGTTTTTACCCTGTGCTGGCATGAGCGTCGTCTTCGTGGTCTACATCTGCCTCTTGTGGTACTCCGCCCTGGGCCAGCAGCCGGAGTTGCCAGCGCCGGTCAAGCCGGAGTCTGAGAAGGGACTCTCGGCGTCGGACCTCGACAAACTGCCCAAACTCGCTGGAAAGGATCTCGTCGTGGGAGCGGAGTGCGCGGTATGCTTGGACGAAATAGAGAGTGACGCACCGGCCAGATTAATTCCCGGTTGCAATCATGGCTTCCATCTCCAGTGCGCCGATACTTGGCTCTCCAAGCACTCGGTTTGCCCTCTTTGTAGAGCCATTCTCGCGCCTGAGTTTTTCAACACCTCTGAAAATCCCTGCTAA
- the LOC104882588 gene encoding E3 ubiquitin-protein ligase ATL23-like: MPVSVMLVFVLPCTVVGAAFAFYFSLMWYCLLREAELQREEKATPEQGLSEAELEKLPKLTGKDLVMEPECAICLEQIKSDQPARLLPGCNHGFHVHCADTWLSRNSVCPVCRIRINPDPLDSENPC, translated from the coding sequence ATGCCGGTGTCGGTGATGCTAGTTTTTGTTCTACCGTGCACAGTGGTGGGCGCGGCGTTCGCCTTCTACTTTTCATTGATGTGGTACTGTTTATTAAGGGAGGCAGAGTTGCAGCGTGAGGAAAAGGCGACGCCGGAGCAGGGGTTGTCGGAGGCGGAGCTTGAGAAACTTCCGAAACTGACCGGGAAAGACTTGGTGATGGAGCCGGAGTGTGCCATATGTCTGGAGCAGATCAAGAGTGATCAGCCGGCGAGATTGCTTCCGGGTTGTAATCACGGCTTTCATGTACATTGCGCCGATACATGGTTGTCCAGGAATTCTGTTTGTCCTGTTTGTAGAATCAGGATTAACCCTGACCCTTTAGATTCTGAAAATCCCTGCTGA
- the LOC100262541 gene encoding probable nucleoredoxin 2 isoform X2: MFVFAFWLMFIPNPKKKKVKVSELNDKVIGLYFSANWYAPCRKFTQVLAGAYEQLKSCGAGFEIVFVSSDEDSDAFDNFRACMPWLAVPFSDLETKKALNRKFDIEGIPCLVILQPNDNKDEATLHDGVELIYRYGVNAFPFTKVRLEELRKEEREKHESQTLPNLLTNHNRDFLLGRPTAKQVPISSLIGKTIGLYFSAQWCLPGVKFTPKLISIYQKIKQTLVDDNEEDFEIVFVSSDRDQPSFDSYFGTMPWLAVPFGDPTIKTLTKYFDVQGIPCLVILGPDGKTVTKQGRYLINLYQENAYPFTEAKLELLEKQMDEEAKSLPRSEYHAGHRHELTLVSEGTGGGPFICCDCDEQGLGWAYQCLECGYEVHPKCMRVVDRGSTLER; the protein is encoded by the exons ATGTTTGTTTTTGCCTTTTGGCTCATGTTTATaccaaatccaaaaaaaaaaaag GTTAAAGTGTCGGAGCTGAATGACAAGGTTATTGGGCTTTACTTCTCAGCCAACTGGTACGCACCATGTAGGAAATTCACCCAAGTCCTGGCCGGCGCCTATGAGCAACTCAAGAGCTGTGGCGCTGGCTTTGAGATAGTGTTCGTATCGTCTGACGAAGATTCGGACGCTTTCGACAATTTTCGAGCGTGCATGCCATGGCTTGCAGTTCCGTTTTCTGATTTGGAGACAAAGAAAGCCTTGAACCGgaagtttgacattgaaggtatTCCTTGCTTAGTTATATTGCAACCTAATGATAATAAGGATGAAGCAACATTGCACGATGGGGTTGAACTCATTTATCGGTATGGGGTCAATGCATTTCCATTCACTAAAGTGAGGTTGGAGGAATTGCGTAAGGAAGAGAGGGAGAAGCATGAGAGCCAAACCCTACCCAATTTACTAACAAACCACAATAGAGACTTTCTCTTGGGTCGTCCCACAGCTAAACAG GTGCCTATTTCTTCTTTAATAGGCAAGACAATCGGACTCTACTTCTCAGCTCAATGGTGTCTTCCAGGCGTGAAGTTCACTCCCAAACTGATTTCCATCTACCAGAAGATAAAGCAAACGCTGGTGGATGACAACGAGGAGGATTTCGAAATAGTTTTCGTGTCAAGTGACCGTGACCAACCTTCATTCGACTCCTACTTTGGCACCATGCCATGGCTAGCAGTGCCCTTTGGAGACCCAACCATCAAAACCCTCACCAAGTACTTCGATGTTCAGGGAATTCCCTGTTTGGTCATTCTGGGCCCGGACGGTAAAACCGTGACAAAGCAAGGGAGGTACCTTATAAATCTGTACCAAGAAAACGCCTACCCTTTCACCGAGGCTAAATTGGAGCTGCTAGAGAAGCAAATGGACGAAGAGGCTAAGAGCCTTCCTCGTTCGGAGTACCACGCAGGGCACCGCCACGAGCTCACTCTGGTGTCCGAAGGCACAGGAGGCGGACCCTTTATCTGCTGTGACTGCGACGAGCAAGGCTTGGGGTGGGCGTACCAATGCCTTGAATGTGGGTATGAGGTGCACCCCAAGTGCATGAGAGTTGTGGACCGTGGCTCCACTCTGGAAAGGTGA
- the LOC132253280 gene encoding E3 ubiquitin-protein ligase ATL23-like — MNVTVTAIEAVLLLCAGMTALFVLYFVVFWCFAFPNQSELRRQEKSRADEGLSTSELERLPKLAGKDMTVTGMECAVCLEEIEGDELARVVPACNHAFHLECADTWLSKHSVCPLCRAPIRPEFHYTSENLC, encoded by the coding sequence ATGAATGTAACCGTCACAGCTATTGAAGCGGTTCTTCTACTCTGCGCTGGAATGACCGCGCTTTTTGTCCTCTACTTCGTCGTCTTCTGGTGCTTCGCCTTCCCCAACCAGTCCGAGTTGCGGCGGCAGGAGAAGTCGAGGGCGGATGAGGGACTGTCGACGTCGGAGCTTGAGAGACTGCCGAAACTTGCCGGAAAAGATATGACGGTGACGGGCATGGAGTGTGCGGTATGCTTGGAGGAGATCGAAGGTGACGAACTGGCCAGAGTGGTCCCGGCTTGCAATCACGCCTTTCATCTAGAATGCGCCGATACTTGGCTGTCTAAGCACTCGGTTTGTCCTCTTTGCCGAGCTCCAATCAGGCCTGAGTTTCATTACACATCTGAAAATCTCTGCTGA
- the LOC100262541 gene encoding probable nucleoredoxin 2 isoform X1 → MRKEVKETTSFKSEDGSGALNGVSDDLNYRSRFSSLLASTHRDFLLSPTGQQVKVSELNDKVIGLYFSANWYAPCRKFTQVLAGAYEQLKSCGAGFEIVFVSSDEDSDAFDNFRACMPWLAVPFSDLETKKALNRKFDIEGIPCLVILQPNDNKDEATLHDGVELIYRYGVNAFPFTKVRLEELRKEEREKHESQTLPNLLTNHNRDFLLGRPTAKQVPISSLIGKTIGLYFSAQWCLPGVKFTPKLISIYQKIKQTLVDDNEEDFEIVFVSSDRDQPSFDSYFGTMPWLAVPFGDPTIKTLTKYFDVQGIPCLVILGPDGKTVTKQGRYLINLYQENAYPFTEAKLELLEKQMDEEAKSLPRSEYHAGHRHELTLVSEGTGGGPFICCDCDEQGLGWAYQCLECGYEVHPKCMRVVDRGSTLER, encoded by the exons atgaggaaggaGGTGAAGGAGACAACCAGCTTCAAGAGTGAAGATGGTTCGGGAGCTTTAAACGGTGTTTCTGATGATTTAAACTATCGCTCTCGATTTTCTTCTCTCTTGGCCTCCACACACCGTGATTTTCTGCTCTCTCCCACCGGACAACAG GTTAAAGTGTCGGAGCTGAATGACAAGGTTATTGGGCTTTACTTCTCAGCCAACTGGTACGCACCATGTAGGAAATTCACCCAAGTCCTGGCCGGCGCCTATGAGCAACTCAAGAGCTGTGGCGCTGGCTTTGAGATAGTGTTCGTATCGTCTGACGAAGATTCGGACGCTTTCGACAATTTTCGAGCGTGCATGCCATGGCTTGCAGTTCCGTTTTCTGATTTGGAGACAAAGAAAGCCTTGAACCGgaagtttgacattgaaggtatTCCTTGCTTAGTTATATTGCAACCTAATGATAATAAGGATGAAGCAACATTGCACGATGGGGTTGAACTCATTTATCGGTATGGGGTCAATGCATTTCCATTCACTAAAGTGAGGTTGGAGGAATTGCGTAAGGAAGAGAGGGAGAAGCATGAGAGCCAAACCCTACCCAATTTACTAACAAACCACAATAGAGACTTTCTCTTGGGTCGTCCCACAGCTAAACAG GTGCCTATTTCTTCTTTAATAGGCAAGACAATCGGACTCTACTTCTCAGCTCAATGGTGTCTTCCAGGCGTGAAGTTCACTCCCAAACTGATTTCCATCTACCAGAAGATAAAGCAAACGCTGGTGGATGACAACGAGGAGGATTTCGAAATAGTTTTCGTGTCAAGTGACCGTGACCAACCTTCATTCGACTCCTACTTTGGCACCATGCCATGGCTAGCAGTGCCCTTTGGAGACCCAACCATCAAAACCCTCACCAAGTACTTCGATGTTCAGGGAATTCCCTGTTTGGTCATTCTGGGCCCGGACGGTAAAACCGTGACAAAGCAAGGGAGGTACCTTATAAATCTGTACCAAGAAAACGCCTACCCTTTCACCGAGGCTAAATTGGAGCTGCTAGAGAAGCAAATGGACGAAGAGGCTAAGAGCCTTCCTCGTTCGGAGTACCACGCAGGGCACCGCCACGAGCTCACTCTGGTGTCCGAAGGCACAGGAGGCGGACCCTTTATCTGCTGTGACTGCGACGAGCAAGGCTTGGGGTGGGCGTACCAATGCCTTGAATGTGGGTATGAGGTGCACCCCAAGTGCATGAGAGTTGTGGACCGTGGCTCCACTCTGGAAAGGTGA